Proteins co-encoded in one Pocillopora verrucosa isolate sample1 chromosome 1, ASM3666991v2, whole genome shotgun sequence genomic window:
- the LOC136277928 gene encoding uncharacterized protein isoform X1: MIIPAYVSSTLILGRTFDRKTLSARADIPSSSNDIPAKLININKFSFKYQVVKSSQDVNNLLDISGKLSLQIKANLLKVEGAGQYVKENKVQEGRTKLLAVMKFTTVVETIEGSLKVRDNVSSSEFRHSLGTHYVRSVTYGAEMVASLTFKSSSKSSRNEIKGSAEGKLDFGGGTDVGLKATLNKLSKECNDVSDISIRYYATDVPNRLPTTIDELMSLIENFPSRLESINDGKGIPMQFELQPVNNVIPDAKVHIQEQALTCDIEDLENRFDDLRNTKALVEEYLEEEDEDEEDEDVEKFCSKVNKLQHKFKEAIKTMDSEDGPGKIKECMDAYTEALGGLYLEGKFTREWKKILKKKAPVATIKAPVATSKLPLGDPLTIVLFGKTGNGKSATGNSILGFECFKDSPSGSSATRFCNASTRKAGREVTVIDTPGIMDTAPVSTLKNVIEKAKSMTGLHVVRQQEILREIAKVFVMSPDGLDAILLTIKYGGRFGPEDAEALRLLKTFFGTEALPYMILILTHGDQAAYHAKKEKKSIEDHLKWYISTLPNFVQQFVKEIGERRMLFNNRLDPNEKPNDCNDQVSRLLQIIDEVRKQGPLIHRLTSASREVLDKEVKKALDKQGITQQEEDLRQKDEEIKRLLEDKDKSDEKKRELEERLAEQKEKHAELEAERKKLAEKEKLSQFNKALLPEGGAPTAKVISKSGGCYPGSAIIYDSNFRARRIESLQVGDKVLVISSNSIQFDSVITFIHRQPEIVEGFLKIVTKKEKILLITEDHLLFVELMGQATAIPARDVKIGDTVYVRGSYGSEKDLVQSISTVYEKGAYAPVTLSGTILVNDVHTSCYFDVLSHEWSHRAMSIARALHYVSPSMVCRISAIGEKDGFPGWCRLAHMMLTLLD; the protein is encoded by the exons ATGATCATTCCAGCCTACGTTTCATCTACTTTGATCCTCGGGAGGACGTTTGACAGGAAAACATTGAGCGCACGCGCCGACATCCCCTCATCAAGTAATGATATACCAGCTAAATTAATAAAcatcaacaaattctcctttaaGTACCAAGTAGTAAAAAGCAGCCAAGATGTCAATAACTTACTGGACATATCTGGTAAGCTGTCCTTACAAATCAAAGCCAATCTACTGAAAGTGGAAGGGGCAGGGCAATATGTTAAAGAGAACAAAGTCCAAGAAGGAAGGACGAAACTTCTGGCAGTCATGAAATTTACTACG GTTGTTGAGACAATCGAAGGTTCATTGAAAGTTAGAGATAATGTTAGCAGCAGTGAATTTCGTCATTCACTTGGTACTCACTACGTAAGAAGTGTTACGTATGGAGCCGAAATGGTTGCCAGCCTGACATTCAAGTCATCATCAAAGTCATCAAG GAACGAAATAAAAGGAAGTGCTGAAGGAAAACTAGATTTTGGGGGAGGTACTGATGTAGGACTTAAGGCTACTTTAAACAAACTGTCGAAAGAATGCAACGATGTATCCGACATCTCCATCAGATATTACGCCACCGATGTACCAAACCGACTGCCAACCACAATAGATGAACTTATGTCACTGATTGAGAATTTCCCTTCCCGACTGGAGAGTATTAATGACGGTAAAGGAATTCCTATGCAG TTTGAGCTTCAGCCGGTGAATAACGTTATTCCAGATGCGAAGGTGCACATACAAGAGCAGGCTTTGACCTGCGATATAGAGGATCTGGAAAACCGTTTTGATGATCTTCGAAACACCAAAGCCCTCGTTGAAGAATACCTcgaagaagaagacgaagacGAAGAAGATGAGGACGTAGAAAAATTTTGCAGCAAGGTTAACAAACTTCAACACAAGTTTAAAGAAGCAATTAAAACAATGGACAGCGAGGATGGGCCAGGCAAAATCAAAGAATGTATGGATGCATACACGGAGGCTCTTGGAGGACTCTATTTAGAGGGGAAATTTACCCGTGAATGGAAAAAGATACTTAAAAAGAAG GCACCAGTTGCCACAATCAAG GCACCAGTTGCCACAAGCAAG ctGCCTTTAGGAGATCCTCTAACGATTGTTCTGTTTGGAAAGACTGGGAACGGAAAAAGCGCCACTGGAAACTCAATACTTGGATTTGAATGTTTCAAAGACAGCCCAAGTGGTTCGTCTGCGACGCGATTTTGTAATGCAAGCACGAGAAAAGCAGGAAGAGAGGTGACCGTGATAGACACCCCGGGAATCATGGATACGGCCCCAGTCTCAACCTTGAAAAATGTCATAGAAAAAGCCAAGAGCATGACTGGTCTTCACGTTGTGAGACAACAGGAAATTCTCCGAGAAATCGCCAAGGTTTTTGTCATGTCTCCCGACGGTCTTGATGCTATTTTACTCACCATTAAGTACGGTGGTAGATTTGGGCCCGAAGATGCCGAAGCTTTGAGATTGCTTAAAACGTTTTTTGGGACTGAAGCCTTACCttacatgattttaattctAACACATGGCGACCAGGCTGCCTACCAcgcaaagaaagagaagaagagcATTGAAGACCATTTGAAATGGTACATCAGTACCTTGCCAAATTTTGTCCAACAGTTTGTAAAGGAAATAGGAGAAAGGAGAATGCTGTTCAACAACAGGTTGGATCCCAACGAAAAGCCGAATGATTGTAATGATCAGGTGTCTAGGTTACTTCAG aTTATTGACGAGGTGAGGAAGCAAGGGCCTTTAATACACCGCCTGACTAGCGCGTCCAGAGAAGTGCTTGACAAAGAAGTTAAAAAAGCCTTGGACAAGCAAGGAATAACACAGCAGGAGGAGGATCTTCGTCAAAAAGACGAAGAAATCAAAAGGCTACTtgaagacaaagacaaaagtgatgaaaagaaacGTGAGTTGGAAGAACGCCTCGCTGAACAGAAAGAGAAACACGCGGAGTTGGAAGCCGAAAGGAAAAAGCTggcggaaaaagaaaaactgtcacAATTTAACAAAGCTTTACTTCCGGAAGGAGGGGCACCAACCGCAAAAGTGATCTCAAAAAGTGGTGGATGTTATCCTGGCTCAGCCATTATCTATGATTCAAACTTCCGAGCAAGGCGAATAGAATCTTTGCAAGTTGGTGACAAAGTCCTAGTCATTTCAAGTAATAGCATCCAGTTCGATTCAGTTATCACCTTCATCCACCGTCAGCCAGAAATTGTGGaaggatttttaaaaattgtcaccaaaaaagaaaaaatcctcCTGATAACTGAAGACCATCTCCTGTTTGTGGAATTAATGGGCCAAGCAACAGCCATCCCTGCAAGAGATGTTAAGATCGGAGACACAGTGTACGTGAGGGGAAGCTATGGTTCAGAGAAGGATTTAGTTCAGAGCATCAGCACTGTCTACGAGAAAGGTGCATACGCCCCAGTAACCCTGAGCGGCACTATTCTGGTCAACGATGTTCACACCTCATGTTACTTTGATGTCCTGTCCCATGAGTGGTCCCACAGAGCCATGAGCATTGCTCGCGCCCTGCATTATGTGTCTCCATCGATGGTGTGTAGGATCAGTGCTATTGGAGAAAAGGATGGATTCCCAGGTTGGTGCAGACTGGCTCACATGATGTTGACATTGCTCGATTGA
- the LOC136277928 gene encoding uncharacterized protein isoform X3 produces the protein MIIPAYVSSTLILGRTFDRKTLSARADIPSSSNDIPAKLININKFSFKYQVVKSSQDVNNLLDISGKLSLQIKANLLKVEGAGQYVKENKVQEGRTKLLAVMKFTTVVETIEGSLKVRDNVSSSEFRHSLGTHYVRSVTYGAEMVASLTFKSSSKSSRYYATDVPNRLPTTIDELMSLIENFPSRLESINDGKGIPMQFELQPVNNVIPDAKVHIQEQALTCDIEDLENRFDDLRNTKALVEEYLEEEDEDEEDEDVEKFCSKVNKLQHKFKEAIKTMDSEDGPGKIKECMDAYTEALGGLYLEGKFTREWKKILKKKAPVATIKAPVATSKLPLGDPLTIVLFGKTGNGKSATGNSILGFECFKDSPSGSSATRFCNASTRKAGREVTVIDTPGIMDTAPVSTLKNVIEKAKSMTGLHVVRQQEILREIAKVFVMSPDGLDAILLTIKYGGRFGPEDAEALRLLKTFFGTEALPYMILILTHGDQAAYHAKKEKKSIEDHLKWYISTLPNFVQQFVKEIGERRMLFNNRLDPNEKPNDCNDQVSRLLQIIDEVRKQGPLIHRLTSASREVLDKEVKKALDKQGITQQEEDLRQKDEEIKRLLEDKDKSDEKKRELEERLAEQKEKHAELEAERKKLAEKEKLSQFNKALLPEGGAPTAKVISKSGGCYPGSAIIYDSNFRARRIESLQVGDKVLVISSNSIQFDSVITFIHRQPEIVEGFLKIVTKKEKILLITEDHLLFVELMGQATAIPARDVKIGDTVYVRGSYGSEKDLVQSISTVYEKGAYAPVTLSGTILVNDVHTSCYFDVLSHEWSHRAMSIARALHYVSPSMVCRISAIGEKDGFPGWCRLAHMMLTLLD, from the exons ATGATCATTCCAGCCTACGTTTCATCTACTTTGATCCTCGGGAGGACGTTTGACAGGAAAACATTGAGCGCACGCGCCGACATCCCCTCATCAAGTAATGATATACCAGCTAAATTAATAAAcatcaacaaattctcctttaaGTACCAAGTAGTAAAAAGCAGCCAAGATGTCAATAACTTACTGGACATATCTGGTAAGCTGTCCTTACAAATCAAAGCCAATCTACTGAAAGTGGAAGGGGCAGGGCAATATGTTAAAGAGAACAAAGTCCAAGAAGGAAGGACGAAACTTCTGGCAGTCATGAAATTTACTACG GTTGTTGAGACAATCGAAGGTTCATTGAAAGTTAGAGATAATGTTAGCAGCAGTGAATTTCGTCATTCACTTGGTACTCACTACGTAAGAAGTGTTACGTATGGAGCCGAAATGGTTGCCAGCCTGACATTCAAGTCATCATCAAAGTCATCAAG ATATTACGCCACCGATGTACCAAACCGACTGCCAACCACAATAGATGAACTTATGTCACTGATTGAGAATTTCCCTTCCCGACTGGAGAGTATTAATGACGGTAAAGGAATTCCTATGCAG TTTGAGCTTCAGCCGGTGAATAACGTTATTCCAGATGCGAAGGTGCACATACAAGAGCAGGCTTTGACCTGCGATATAGAGGATCTGGAAAACCGTTTTGATGATCTTCGAAACACCAAAGCCCTCGTTGAAGAATACCTcgaagaagaagacgaagacGAAGAAGATGAGGACGTAGAAAAATTTTGCAGCAAGGTTAACAAACTTCAACACAAGTTTAAAGAAGCAATTAAAACAATGGACAGCGAGGATGGGCCAGGCAAAATCAAAGAATGTATGGATGCATACACGGAGGCTCTTGGAGGACTCTATTTAGAGGGGAAATTTACCCGTGAATGGAAAAAGATACTTAAAAAGAAG GCACCAGTTGCCACAATCAAG GCACCAGTTGCCACAAGCAAG ctGCCTTTAGGAGATCCTCTAACGATTGTTCTGTTTGGAAAGACTGGGAACGGAAAAAGCGCCACTGGAAACTCAATACTTGGATTTGAATGTTTCAAAGACAGCCCAAGTGGTTCGTCTGCGACGCGATTTTGTAATGCAAGCACGAGAAAAGCAGGAAGAGAGGTGACCGTGATAGACACCCCGGGAATCATGGATACGGCCCCAGTCTCAACCTTGAAAAATGTCATAGAAAAAGCCAAGAGCATGACTGGTCTTCACGTTGTGAGACAACAGGAAATTCTCCGAGAAATCGCCAAGGTTTTTGTCATGTCTCCCGACGGTCTTGATGCTATTTTACTCACCATTAAGTACGGTGGTAGATTTGGGCCCGAAGATGCCGAAGCTTTGAGATTGCTTAAAACGTTTTTTGGGACTGAAGCCTTACCttacatgattttaattctAACACATGGCGACCAGGCTGCCTACCAcgcaaagaaagagaagaagagcATTGAAGACCATTTGAAATGGTACATCAGTACCTTGCCAAATTTTGTCCAACAGTTTGTAAAGGAAATAGGAGAAAGGAGAATGCTGTTCAACAACAGGTTGGATCCCAACGAAAAGCCGAATGATTGTAATGATCAGGTGTCTAGGTTACTTCAG aTTATTGACGAGGTGAGGAAGCAAGGGCCTTTAATACACCGCCTGACTAGCGCGTCCAGAGAAGTGCTTGACAAAGAAGTTAAAAAAGCCTTGGACAAGCAAGGAATAACACAGCAGGAGGAGGATCTTCGTCAAAAAGACGAAGAAATCAAAAGGCTACTtgaagacaaagacaaaagtgatgaaaagaaacGTGAGTTGGAAGAACGCCTCGCTGAACAGAAAGAGAAACACGCGGAGTTGGAAGCCGAAAGGAAAAAGCTggcggaaaaagaaaaactgtcacAATTTAACAAAGCTTTACTTCCGGAAGGAGGGGCACCAACCGCAAAAGTGATCTCAAAAAGTGGTGGATGTTATCCTGGCTCAGCCATTATCTATGATTCAAACTTCCGAGCAAGGCGAATAGAATCTTTGCAAGTTGGTGACAAAGTCCTAGTCATTTCAAGTAATAGCATCCAGTTCGATTCAGTTATCACCTTCATCCACCGTCAGCCAGAAATTGTGGaaggatttttaaaaattgtcaccaaaaaagaaaaaatcctcCTGATAACTGAAGACCATCTCCTGTTTGTGGAATTAATGGGCCAAGCAACAGCCATCCCTGCAAGAGATGTTAAGATCGGAGACACAGTGTACGTGAGGGGAAGCTATGGTTCAGAGAAGGATTTAGTTCAGAGCATCAGCACTGTCTACGAGAAAGGTGCATACGCCCCAGTAACCCTGAGCGGCACTATTCTGGTCAACGATGTTCACACCTCATGTTACTTTGATGTCCTGTCCCATGAGTGGTCCCACAGAGCCATGAGCATTGCTCGCGCCCTGCATTATGTGTCTCCATCGATGGTGTGTAGGATCAGTGCTATTGGAGAAAAGGATGGATTCCCAGGTTGGTGCAGACTGGCTCACATGATGTTGACATTGCTCGATTGA
- the LOC136279345 gene encoding uncharacterized protein, translating to MNKALGVSELSHSEHLYLEALAEAYQNATSWDTRRQVLSIMAGVGTFNDISRYIPGLTRYRYSMANLHRSQFGRGAQVPQQPTTRIRVDLRQLDHFLGFITSPHLVQDLPFGQKHLKLSSGEVIQVPNVIRMMIPERVIQQYTQYCLEINFKPFSETTMRRVLFECSASVRKSLQGLDYFAAEGARAFDDLVALVRQIGGLGSGKEWETTVVQALMTSKQYLKGDYKVHVTSPSNVADHCVLFALSDSSDADYQQQCSHQHTDLCDRCQSLQETLAKIERVLGETTFPTQDAKDEALFIFQTAQLAIMSWKCHILRSANQDQARIDALEKLDDNTVLIINDWAMKFLPQKYRESQADWFGKRGISWHVSVVYRRVSGVLQWQGFLHIVQSCNQGSAAVVKIMQDVLNTIKLEHSEINKAFFRQDNAGCYHSSSTVLSCPVISSSTGIEIKRIDFSDPQGGKGAADRLAATCKNHVRTFINEGNDVTNAEQLKSALLSHGGIEGVRVAVMQSVEEEAVVDDNRKITGINKLNNFEFKDE from the exons ATGAACAAGGCCCTAGGTGTAAGCGAGTTGTCACATTCAGAGCATTTGTATTTAGAGGCCCTAGCAGAAGCGTACCAGAATGCAACCAGCTGGGATACCCGTAGACAAGTGCTTTCGATTATGGCAGGGGTTGGAACTTTCAACGACATTTCCCGTTATATCCCGGGGTTGACAAGATACCGATACTCCATGGCTAATCTTCATCGATCACAGTTTGGCCGAGGCGCTCAAGTTCCACAACAGCCTACCACACGAATACGAGTAGACTTGAGGcagcttgaccactttcttgGTTTCATCACGAGCCCGCATCTTGTTCAGGACCTTCCATTTGGGCAAAAACATCTCAAGCTTTCGTCTGGTGAGGTTATTCAAGTACCTAACGTAATCCGTATGATGATACCTGAGCGAGTGATACAACAGTACACTCAGTACTGTTTGGAGATCAACTTCAAACCATTTAGCGAAACTACTATGAGACGGGTACTCTTTGAGTGCAGTGCCTCTGTAAGAAAATCACTGCAGGGCTTAGATTATTTTGCAGCTGAAGGCGCTCGCGCATTTGATGATCTCGTGGCCCTCGTACGCCAAATAGGGGGATTAGGTTCCGGCAAGGAGTGGGAGACTACAGTTGTGCAAGCTCTTATGACAAGCAAGCAGTATTTGAAGGGGGACTATAAG gTTCATGTCACAAGCCCCTCTAACGTAGCAGACCATTGTGTGTTGTTTGCTCTTAGCGACAGTAGTGATGCAGATTACCAGCAACAATGCAGTCACCAACACACTGATCTTTGTGACCGTTGTCAAAGTCTTCAGGAAACTCTGGCAAAGATTGAACGGGTCCTTGGCGAGACGACCTTTCCGACTCAGGACGCGAAAGACGAAGCGCTATTTATATTCCAGACAGCCCAGCTGGCCATAATGTCCTGGAAATGCCACATCCTTAGATCAGCTAACCAAGACCAAGCGAGAATAGATGCACTGGAGAAACTTGACGACAACACTGTCTTGATAATTAACGACTGGGCCATGAAGTTCCTGCCACAAAAATACAGAGAGTCCCAAGCCGACTGGTTTGGTAAGCGAGGTATCTCCTGGCACGTTTCTGTCGTCTACCGTCGTGTGAGCGGGGTACTCCAGTGGCAGGGCTTTCTGCACATAGTCCAGTCGTGCAATCAAGGCAGTGCTGCAGTAGTTAAAATCATGCAGGATGTCCTGAATACCATCAAGCTGGAGCACAGTGAGATTAACAAGGCGTTCTTTCGCCAAGATAACGCAGGATGTTATCATTCGTCGTCCACCGTACTCTCATGCCCAGTGATATCCTCCTCCACCGGCATCGAAATCAAGCGCATTGACTTTTCTGACCCACAGGGTGGAAAAGGTGCCGCAGACAGGCTCGCTGCAACCTGCAAGAATCACGTCAGGACTTTCATAAACGAAGGAAATGACGTGACCAATGCCGAACAACTGAAGAGTGCTCTTCTTTCGCATGGGGGGATAGAAGGAGTTCGAGTTGCTGTCATGCAAAGTGTTGAAGAGGAAGCAGTAGTAGATGACAACAGAAAGATTACTGgtatcaacaaattaaacaatttcgaGTTTAAAGACGAA
- the LOC136277928 gene encoding uncharacterized protein isoform X2 produces MIIPAYVSSTLILGRTFDRKTLSARADIPSSSNDIPAKLININKFSFKYQVVKSSQDVNNLLDISGKLSLQIKANLLKVEGAGQYVKENKVQEGRTKLLAVMKFTTVVETIEGSLKVRDNVSSSEFRHSLGTHYVRSVTYGAEMVASLTFKSSSKSSRNEIKGSAEGKLDFGGGTDVGLKATLNKLSKECNDVSDISIRYYATDVPNRLPTTIDELMSLIENFPSRLESINDGKGIPMQFELQPVNNVIPDAKVHIQEQALTCDIEDLENRFDDLRNTKALVEEYLEEEDEDEEDEDVEKFCSKVNKLQHKFKEAIKTMDSEDGPGKIKECMDAYTEALGGLYLEGKFTREWKKILKKKAPVATSKLPLGDPLTIVLFGKTGNGKSATGNSILGFECFKDSPSGSSATRFCNASTRKAGREVTVIDTPGIMDTAPVSTLKNVIEKAKSMTGLHVVRQQEILREIAKVFVMSPDGLDAILLTIKYGGRFGPEDAEALRLLKTFFGTEALPYMILILTHGDQAAYHAKKEKKSIEDHLKWYISTLPNFVQQFVKEIGERRMLFNNRLDPNEKPNDCNDQVSRLLQIIDEVRKQGPLIHRLTSASREVLDKEVKKALDKQGITQQEEDLRQKDEEIKRLLEDKDKSDEKKRELEERLAEQKEKHAELEAERKKLAEKEKLSQFNKALLPEGGAPTAKVISKSGGCYPGSAIIYDSNFRARRIESLQVGDKVLVISSNSIQFDSVITFIHRQPEIVEGFLKIVTKKEKILLITEDHLLFVELMGQATAIPARDVKIGDTVYVRGSYGSEKDLVQSISTVYEKGAYAPVTLSGTILVNDVHTSCYFDVLSHEWSHRAMSIARALHYVSPSMVCRISAIGEKDGFPGWCRLAHMMLTLLD; encoded by the exons ATGATCATTCCAGCCTACGTTTCATCTACTTTGATCCTCGGGAGGACGTTTGACAGGAAAACATTGAGCGCACGCGCCGACATCCCCTCATCAAGTAATGATATACCAGCTAAATTAATAAAcatcaacaaattctcctttaaGTACCAAGTAGTAAAAAGCAGCCAAGATGTCAATAACTTACTGGACATATCTGGTAAGCTGTCCTTACAAATCAAAGCCAATCTACTGAAAGTGGAAGGGGCAGGGCAATATGTTAAAGAGAACAAAGTCCAAGAAGGAAGGACGAAACTTCTGGCAGTCATGAAATTTACTACG GTTGTTGAGACAATCGAAGGTTCATTGAAAGTTAGAGATAATGTTAGCAGCAGTGAATTTCGTCATTCACTTGGTACTCACTACGTAAGAAGTGTTACGTATGGAGCCGAAATGGTTGCCAGCCTGACATTCAAGTCATCATCAAAGTCATCAAG GAACGAAATAAAAGGAAGTGCTGAAGGAAAACTAGATTTTGGGGGAGGTACTGATGTAGGACTTAAGGCTACTTTAAACAAACTGTCGAAAGAATGCAACGATGTATCCGACATCTCCATCAGATATTACGCCACCGATGTACCAAACCGACTGCCAACCACAATAGATGAACTTATGTCACTGATTGAGAATTTCCCTTCCCGACTGGAGAGTATTAATGACGGTAAAGGAATTCCTATGCAG TTTGAGCTTCAGCCGGTGAATAACGTTATTCCAGATGCGAAGGTGCACATACAAGAGCAGGCTTTGACCTGCGATATAGAGGATCTGGAAAACCGTTTTGATGATCTTCGAAACACCAAAGCCCTCGTTGAAGAATACCTcgaagaagaagacgaagacGAAGAAGATGAGGACGTAGAAAAATTTTGCAGCAAGGTTAACAAACTTCAACACAAGTTTAAAGAAGCAATTAAAACAATGGACAGCGAGGATGGGCCAGGCAAAATCAAAGAATGTATGGATGCATACACGGAGGCTCTTGGAGGACTCTATTTAGAGGGGAAATTTACCCGTGAATGGAAAAAGATACTTAAAAAGAAG GCACCAGTTGCCACAAGCAAG ctGCCTTTAGGAGATCCTCTAACGATTGTTCTGTTTGGAAAGACTGGGAACGGAAAAAGCGCCACTGGAAACTCAATACTTGGATTTGAATGTTTCAAAGACAGCCCAAGTGGTTCGTCTGCGACGCGATTTTGTAATGCAAGCACGAGAAAAGCAGGAAGAGAGGTGACCGTGATAGACACCCCGGGAATCATGGATACGGCCCCAGTCTCAACCTTGAAAAATGTCATAGAAAAAGCCAAGAGCATGACTGGTCTTCACGTTGTGAGACAACAGGAAATTCTCCGAGAAATCGCCAAGGTTTTTGTCATGTCTCCCGACGGTCTTGATGCTATTTTACTCACCATTAAGTACGGTGGTAGATTTGGGCCCGAAGATGCCGAAGCTTTGAGATTGCTTAAAACGTTTTTTGGGACTGAAGCCTTACCttacatgattttaattctAACACATGGCGACCAGGCTGCCTACCAcgcaaagaaagagaagaagagcATTGAAGACCATTTGAAATGGTACATCAGTACCTTGCCAAATTTTGTCCAACAGTTTGTAAAGGAAATAGGAGAAAGGAGAATGCTGTTCAACAACAGGTTGGATCCCAACGAAAAGCCGAATGATTGTAATGATCAGGTGTCTAGGTTACTTCAG aTTATTGACGAGGTGAGGAAGCAAGGGCCTTTAATACACCGCCTGACTAGCGCGTCCAGAGAAGTGCTTGACAAAGAAGTTAAAAAAGCCTTGGACAAGCAAGGAATAACACAGCAGGAGGAGGATCTTCGTCAAAAAGACGAAGAAATCAAAAGGCTACTtgaagacaaagacaaaagtgatgaaaagaaacGTGAGTTGGAAGAACGCCTCGCTGAACAGAAAGAGAAACACGCGGAGTTGGAAGCCGAAAGGAAAAAGCTggcggaaaaagaaaaactgtcacAATTTAACAAAGCTTTACTTCCGGAAGGAGGGGCACCAACCGCAAAAGTGATCTCAAAAAGTGGTGGATGTTATCCTGGCTCAGCCATTATCTATGATTCAAACTTCCGAGCAAGGCGAATAGAATCTTTGCAAGTTGGTGACAAAGTCCTAGTCATTTCAAGTAATAGCATCCAGTTCGATTCAGTTATCACCTTCATCCACCGTCAGCCAGAAATTGTGGaaggatttttaaaaattgtcaccaaaaaagaaaaaatcctcCTGATAACTGAAGACCATCTCCTGTTTGTGGAATTAATGGGCCAAGCAACAGCCATCCCTGCAAGAGATGTTAAGATCGGAGACACAGTGTACGTGAGGGGAAGCTATGGTTCAGAGAAGGATTTAGTTCAGAGCATCAGCACTGTCTACGAGAAAGGTGCATACGCCCCAGTAACCCTGAGCGGCACTATTCTGGTCAACGATGTTCACACCTCATGTTACTTTGATGTCCTGTCCCATGAGTGGTCCCACAGAGCCATGAGCATTGCTCGCGCCCTGCATTATGTGTCTCCATCGATGGTGTGTAGGATCAGTGCTATTGGAGAAAAGGATGGATTCCCAGGTTGGTGCAGACTGGCTCACATGATGTTGACATTGCTCGATTGA